In Streptomyces sp. P3, one DNA window encodes the following:
- a CDS encoding winged helix-turn-helix transcriptional regulator encodes MDRRTMRVIDGMHRLLAACLTGQETIEAEFFDGTPEEGFLRAVEANVTHGLPLSQEDRRAAAARILEAHPQMSDRAIAKASGLGTKSVAAIRRNSASSQDQPMARIGRDGKMRPLNSAEGRRRAAELIAENPEASLREVARRAGISPATVSDVRKRLMAGELPVAERRQAVAAPGVEGGPSVVPGRVPAQRAVRKVHMVQPDPVELLDKLLRDPSLRHKEDGRRLLRLLQQNALGDQRWAKLAAVVPTHCRDLVVDLARQYAETWSEFAQELDANVRAMSRDAQTPHHEVGMGA; translated from the coding sequence GTGGACCGTCGCACCATGCGGGTGATCGACGGGATGCACCGCCTGCTGGCCGCCTGCCTCACGGGGCAGGAGACCATCGAGGCGGAGTTCTTCGACGGCACCCCCGAGGAGGGGTTCCTGCGGGCCGTCGAGGCGAATGTGACGCACGGTCTTCCGCTCTCCCAGGAGGACCGGAGGGCCGCGGCCGCGCGGATCCTCGAGGCTCACCCGCAGATGTCCGACCGGGCCATCGCCAAGGCCTCGGGCCTCGGCACGAAGTCGGTGGCCGCCATCCGGCGCAACTCGGCCTCTTCGCAGGACCAGCCGATGGCCAGGATCGGGCGGGACGGCAAGATGCGGCCGCTGAACAGCGCCGAAGGCCGCAGAAGAGCCGCCGAGCTCATTGCCGAGAACCCGGAGGCCTCGCTGCGCGAGGTCGCGCGGCGCGCCGGTATCTCGCCCGCCACGGTGAGCGACGTGCGCAAGCGGCTGATGGCCGGCGAACTCCCGGTCGCCGAACGCCGTCAAGCCGTCGCCGCGCCGGGCGTCGAAGGGGGCCCGTCGGTCGTCCCCGGGCGTGTTCCCGCCCAGCGGGCCGTCCGCAAGGTGCACATGGTGCAGCCGGACCCGGTCGAACTGCTCGACAAACTGCTCAGAGACCCCTCTCTGCGGCACAAGGAGGACGGGCGCCGCCTGCTGCGTCTGCTCCAGCAGAACGCGCTCGGCGACCAGAGGTGGGCCAAGCTGGCCGCCGTCGTGCCGACGCACTGCCGCGACCTCGTGGTCGACCTGGCGCGCCAGTACGCGGAGACCTGGAGCGAGTTCGCGCAGGAACTGGATGCGAACGTCCGCGCCATGAGCCGGGACGCCCAGACGCCGCATCATGAGGTCGGCATGGGTGCGTAG
- a CDS encoding MbtH family protein — protein sequence MTNPFDDPDAEYLVLVNDEGQHSLWPVFVDVPEGWNTVFGKAGRQECLDYIEKSWTDMRPKSLIEAMAAQN from the coding sequence GTGACGAATCCGTTCGACGATCCCGATGCCGAGTACCTGGTCCTGGTCAACGACGAGGGTCAGCACTCGCTGTGGCCCGTTTTCGTCGATGTGCCCGAAGGCTGGAACACGGTTTTCGGCAAGGCGGGGCGTCAGGAGTGCCTCGACTACATCGAGAAGTCGTGGACCGACATGCGGCCCAAGAGCCTGATCGAGGCCATGGCGGCGCAGAACTAG
- a CDS encoding FkbM family methyltransferase, which translates to MTSVALALRYASSRWSFVEGEVAGLRRLVRPGAVCLDIGAEYGLYTWRLSALAGPSGQVHSVEPLPGPARWLRTTAAALGCRNVTVHRMALGDSPHDGTMSLPRRRLLPVHGRAYLTEGASGPGPNAEFATSRPVPTPVRTVDGLCHHMGLDRVDFIKADVEGAEAAVLSGARRTLLNHRPALLLEIEDRHLAKYDMTSTKLIARLDGLGYAMHRWRYGSWARVMEVTDDCRNYLFTARAVTSG; encoded by the coding sequence GTGACCTCGGTCGCACTGGCACTTCGCTATGCGTCCTCGCGCTGGTCCTTCGTGGAGGGCGAAGTCGCGGGCCTGCGACGTCTGGTGCGGCCGGGTGCCGTCTGCCTCGACATAGGTGCCGAGTACGGTCTCTATACTTGGCGCCTGTCCGCGCTGGCCGGTCCGTCAGGGCAGGTGCACAGCGTCGAACCGCTGCCCGGCCCCGCGCGCTGGCTGAGGACGACGGCTGCCGCTCTCGGCTGCCGGAACGTCACCGTGCACCGCATGGCCCTGGGCGACTCCCCGCACGACGGGACGATGAGCCTGCCCCGGCGCCGTCTGCTGCCCGTCCACGGACGCGCCTACCTCACCGAGGGCGCCTCGGGGCCCGGCCCCAACGCCGAGTTCGCCACCTCCCGTCCGGTGCCCACTCCGGTGCGGACGGTGGACGGCTTGTGCCACCACATGGGCCTGGACCGGGTCGACTTCATCAAGGCCGACGTCGAAGGTGCCGAGGCGGCCGTGCTCAGCGGAGCCCGGCGCACGCTGCTGAACCACCGGCCCGCCCTGCTATTGGAGATCGAGGACCGCCACCTCGCGAAGTACGACATGACATCGACCAAGCTGATTGCCCGGCTGGACGGCCTCGGCTACGCCATGCACCGCTGGCGGTACGGCAGCTGGGCCCGAGTGATGGAGGTCACCGACGACTGTCGCAACTACCTGTTCACGGCTCGCGCCGTCACCTCCGGCTGA
- a CDS encoding glycosyltransferase family 4 protein, whose protein sequence is MGSTLVITNDFPPRQGGIETFVHALATRMPNDDVVVYTSREPGDAAYDAALPFPVIRDTSRMLLPTGRATRRAVDIARAHGCDRVWFGAAAPLGLMAPTLRKAGIRRIVATTHGHEIWWARIPGARRMMRRIGEGVDVVTYLGQYTRARIEPALGPLARMTRLVPAVDAQVYRPDPAARDELRTRLGLHGKRVILCVARLVPRKGQDMLIRAMPLIRREVPDAVLLLVGRGPAEARLHKLVRRHAPDAVRFAGGVVHAETPPYYAAADVFAMPCRTRKAGLEAEGLGIVFLEAAASGLTVVVGDSGGAPDTVVDGATGIVVDGTGPEAVAGALTGILTDSDRAAEMGAAGRRWVEESWSWDVSARHLTELLSPEDVPVVTSGQE, encoded by the coding sequence ATGGGTTCCACCCTCGTCATCACCAACGACTTCCCTCCTCGCCAAGGAGGGATCGAGACCTTCGTGCATGCCCTGGCCACCCGAATGCCGAACGACGACGTCGTCGTCTACACGTCGCGCGAGCCGGGTGACGCCGCGTACGACGCGGCCCTGCCGTTCCCCGTGATCCGGGACACCAGCCGCATGCTGCTGCCGACCGGGCGCGCCACCAGGCGGGCAGTCGACATAGCCAGGGCCCATGGCTGCGATCGGGTCTGGTTCGGGGCCGCGGCACCGCTCGGACTGATGGCACCGACCCTGCGCAAGGCCGGCATACGACGCATCGTGGCGACCACCCACGGCCACGAGATCTGGTGGGCCCGGATCCCGGGTGCGCGTCGGATGATGCGGCGGATCGGTGAGGGCGTCGACGTCGTCACCTACCTCGGCCAGTACACGCGTGCCCGGATCGAACCGGCCCTGGGCCCACTGGCGCGGATGACCCGGCTGGTGCCCGCAGTGGACGCGCAGGTGTACCGGCCCGACCCCGCCGCCCGTGACGAACTGCGCACAAGGCTCGGTCTGCACGGCAAGCGTGTCATCCTGTGCGTCGCGCGCCTCGTGCCGCGCAAGGGCCAGGACATGCTGATACGAGCCATGCCGCTGATCCGGCGCGAGGTGCCCGACGCGGTACTGCTGTTGGTCGGCCGGGGGCCTGCCGAGGCCCGGTTGCACAAGCTGGTTCGGCGACACGCCCCGGACGCGGTCCGATTCGCGGGCGGCGTGGTCCACGCTGAGACGCCCCCGTACTACGCGGCAGCGGATGTCTTCGCCATGCCCTGCCGCACCCGGAAAGCCGGACTCGAGGCGGAGGGCCTCGGGATCGTGTTCCTGGAGGCGGCGGCGAGCGGACTGACCGTGGTCGTCGGGGACTCGGGCGGCGCCCCGGACACCGTGGTCGACGGCGCGACCGGCATCGTCGTGGACGGCACCGGCCCCGAGGCCGTCGCCGGTGCGCTGACTGGCATACTGACCGACTCCGACCGGGCCGCCGAGATGGGTGCCGCGGGCCGCAGGTGGGTCGAGGAGTCGTGGTCCTGGGACGTGTCAGCGCGCCATCTGACGGAGCTGCTGAGCCCCGAGGATGTTCCGGTCGTCACGTCCGGGCAGGAGTGA